A window of Paremcibacter congregatus contains these coding sequences:
- a CDS encoding M1 family metallopeptidase yields the protein MKKFFLLGIIAVFSCVSANLASAQTTEQLNDVFRQLSDEVLPTPNVYRTASGAPGHKYWQQQADYKIDVTLDDDKQRIIGSAEVKYYNNSPDTLRYLWIQLDQNRFAHNSGQDKSAFSSADAKAGYGAIRAEVYKETYEGGYKISRVTDSGGAPLPHVINDTMMRIDLPTPLRPGQKISFNIDWSYNVLDATIIGARGGKEFFKEDGNYIYEIAQWFPRMAAYSDYDGWTNKQFLGNGEFTLEFGDYEVAITVPADHVVSATGVLQNPRDVLSSVERERLEKAKTSKTPVMIVTTEDAAAKLEKRATTTKTWRFKANNVRDFAFASSRKFLWDAQGFYQKENDKTVMAMSFYPEEGNPIWSAYSTQAIIHTLEVYNRYSLVYPYPVAISVNGPVGGMEYPMICFNGPRPTLDKKTGKKTYSRRTKYGLISVIIHEVGHNYFPMIVNSDERQWTWMDEGLNTFLQNLAEEEWEKDYPTRRAEPYQIVNYMKSTKQVPIMTNSESILQFGNNAYAKPAIALRILRETVMGRELFDFAFREYSRRWKFKRPTPSDFFRTMEDASGVDLDWFWRGWFYTTQHVDVSLDKVERFNIDTKDPEIEEAIKRAKDQEKGLTPARRADQELEKRTDRFPELLDFYNEHDEFTVTNKQRNDYTSLIKGLEDWQKALLSNKSNIYKLHFSNIGGLVMPLPLEVTYEDGSKEEIRINAEIWRKNAKKVTRALITDKVIASISVDPYWEIADTNMENNHYPRRIEKSRFELIKRKKSRDMMKEFETKLKSEDDDKKEKEDSPEK from the coding sequence ATGAAGAAGTTCTTCCTGCTTGGGATAATAGCAGTATTCAGTTGCGTTTCGGCCAATCTGGCCAGTGCACAAACCACCGAACAATTAAATGATGTCTTTCGTCAGCTTAGCGATGAAGTGTTGCCGACACCAAATGTCTATCGCACGGCATCCGGCGCGCCGGGTCATAAATACTGGCAGCAGCAGGCGGACTACAAGATTGATGTGACGCTGGATGATGACAAGCAGCGCATTATCGGTTCGGCCGAGGTGAAATATTATAATAACAGTCCCGATACGCTGCGGTACTTATGGATACAGCTGGACCAGAACCGGTTCGCCCATAATTCAGGCCAGGACAAATCGGCTTTCTCCTCTGCCGATGCAAAAGCCGGCTATGGTGCAATCCGGGCCGAGGTATATAAAGAGACCTATGAGGGCGGGTATAAAATTTCCCGGGTGACGGACAGTGGCGGGGCGCCACTGCCACATGTGATCAATGACACGATGATGCGGATTGACCTGCCGACGCCGTTGCGTCCGGGCCAGAAGATCAGCTTCAATATCGACTGGTCTTATAACGTGCTGGATGCGACCATTATCGGTGCTCGGGGCGGCAAGGAATTCTTCAAGGAAGATGGCAATTATATTTATGAAATTGCCCAGTGGTTCCCGCGCATGGCAGCCTATTCCGATTATGATGGCTGGACCAACAAGCAGTTCCTTGGCAATGGCGAATTCACTCTGGAATTCGGGGATTATGAAGTTGCCATTACGGTGCCGGCGGATCATGTGGTTTCCGCGACGGGTGTTCTGCAAAACCCCCGAGACGTCCTGTCCAGTGTAGAACGCGAACGCCTTGAAAAGGCCAAAACGTCTAAAACGCCGGTAATGATCGTCACAACGGAAGATGCGGCGGCGAAGCTCGAGAAACGGGCGACAACAACCAAGACATGGCGTTTCAAGGCCAATAACGTGCGTGATTTTGCTTTCGCGTCTTCGCGCAAATTCTTGTGGGACGCACAGGGTTTTTACCAGAAAGAAAACGACAAAACCGTTATGGCGATGTCTTTCTACCCGGAAGAAGGCAATCCGATCTGGTCTGCCTATTCCACGCAGGCAATTATTCACACACTGGAAGTTTATAACCGCTATTCCCTGGTGTATCCATATCCTGTGGCCATTTCCGTAAACGGGCCTGTCGGGGGTATGGAATATCCGATGATCTGTTTCAACGGTCCGCGTCCGACCTTGGATAAAAAGACGGGAAAGAAAACCTATAGCCGCCGTACCAAATATGGTTTGATCTCTGTGATCATTCATGAGGTCGGGCACAATTATTTCCCGATGATCGTCAATTCCGACGAACGCCAATGGACATGGATGGATGAAGGCCTCAACACCTTCTTGCAGAATCTGGCGGAAGAAGAATGGGAAAAGGATTATCCGACCCGTCGGGCCGAGCCTTACCAGATCGTCAATTACATGAAAAGCACCAAACAGGTGCCAATCATGACCAACAGCGAATCCATCCTGCAGTTCGGCAATAATGCATATGCGAAACCGGCCATCGCCCTGCGTATCCTGCGGGAAACTGTAATGGGCAGAGAGCTGTTTGATTTTGCGTTCCGGGAATATTCCCGGCGTTGGAAGTTCAAGCGGCCGACCCCATCTGATTTCTTCCGTACTATGGAAGACGCCAGTGGTGTTGATCTCGACTGGTTCTGGCGTGGCTGGTTCTATACCACGCAGCATGTCGATGTCTCTTTGGACAAGGTCGAGCGTTTTAATATTGATACCAAGGATCCGGAAATCGAAGAGGCCATCAAGCGGGCGAAAGATCAGGAAAAGGGTCTGACACCGGCGCGCCGCGCGGATCAGGAACTTGAAAAACGCACGGATCGTTTCCCGGAATTGCTCGATTTCTATAACGAGCATGATGAATTCACGGTCACCAACAAGCAACGCAATGACTATACAAGCCTGATCAAGGGGCTGGAAGACTGGCAGAAAGCGCTGTTGTCCAACAAGTCCAATATTTACAAATTGCATTTCAGCAATATCGGCGGTCTTGTAATGCCATTACCTCTGGAAGTGACTTATGAAGATGGCAGCAAGGAAGAGATTCGCATTAATGCGGAAATCTGGCGCAAAAATGCCAAGAAGGTCACGCGCGCGCTGATCACCGACAAGGTGATTGCCTCGATCAGCGTTGATCCTTACTGGGAGATTGCTGATACCAATATGGAGAATAATCATTATCCGCGGCGGATTGAGAAATCCCGCTTTGAGCTGATCAAGCGCAAAAAGAGCCGCGACATGATGAAAGAGTTCGAAACCAAGCTGAAAAGCGAGGATGACGACAAAAAAGAGAAAGAGGACTCGCCTGAAAAATGA
- a CDS encoding DUF6702 family protein, whose protein sequence is MRVLKPALLSLMILVCVAQVGHAHRFYAAFTQIDLREKKQTVEIVHRLFTHDVEDMLQVTVGNPAGLGEKELEALLRDFVEGAFALYDGEGQRLPLSWIGMEYATDNVLIYQEAPLPADPSQFTVINRLFMKQFEEQKNTVNVEMNGDIRTRIFTKGRERQKVSFTEGE, encoded by the coding sequence ATGAGGGTTCTGAAACCGGCTCTTTTGAGTTTGATGATATTGGTGTGCGTGGCTCAGGTGGGCCACGCACACCGCTTTTATGCCGCTTTTACGCAGATTGACCTGCGGGAAAAAAAGCAAACAGTGGAAATCGTCCATCGGTTGTTCACCCATGATGTGGAAGATATGCTGCAAGTCACGGTCGGCAATCCGGCGGGACTTGGAGAAAAGGAACTCGAGGCCTTGTTGCGGGACTTTGTGGAGGGGGCCTTTGCGTTGTATGACGGGGAGGGGCAACGGTTGCCGCTCAGCTGGATCGGTATGGAGTATGCCACGGACAATGTGCTGATTTATCAGGAGGCGCCGCTGCCGGCGGACCCATCTCAGTTCACCGTTATCAATCGCTTGTTTATGAAGCAGTTTGAGGAACAGAAAAACACGGTCAATGTGGAAATGAATGGCGACATCCGCACCCGCATTTTCACCAAGGGTCGGGAACGGCAAAAGGTGAGTTTTACTGAGGGGGAGTGA
- the map gene encoding type I methionyl aminopeptidase — translation MNFPTQRCQEILEGYPHGPITLHTKDDFAQMAKIGRIAAETLDHITPHVVPGISTLALDGLIHAYMISRDTLPATVGYHGYQHASCISVNHVAVHGIPSDRKILKKGDIVNIDVSPRFDGPEENHWHGDTSRMFVVGGAAPIKARRLLEATEKALAAGMAAARPGNYLNDIGIACEQVACAYGYSIATEFCGHGIGLTFHDNPEVLHAEAEEPGPMLRPGMIFTIEPILNIGRPETKVLSDNWTAVTRDRSLSAQLEHTVGITEDGLVVFTESNVN, via the coding sequence ATGAATTTTCCCACTCAGCGTTGTCAGGAAATCCTGGAAGGCTACCCTCATGGCCCCATCACCCTGCATACGAAAGACGATTTCGCCCAGATGGCCAAGATCGGCCGGATCGCGGCGGAAACACTTGACCATATTACGCCCCATGTTGTCCCCGGCATCTCTACTCTGGCGCTGGATGGCCTGATCCACGCTTACATGATCAGCCGCGACACACTGCCGGCCACTGTCGGCTATCACGGCTATCAACATGCAAGCTGCATCTCGGTCAATCATGTAGCGGTGCATGGCATTCCCAGCGACCGCAAGATCCTGAAAAAGGGCGACATCGTCAATATTGATGTAAGCCCGCGCTTTGACGGGCCGGAAGAAAATCACTGGCACGGGGACACCAGCCGAATGTTTGTGGTCGGGGGAGCCGCCCCGATCAAAGCGCGCAGATTACTGGAAGCCACAGAGAAGGCGCTTGCCGCCGGCATGGCCGCCGCCCGGCCGGGAAACTATCTCAACGACATTGGCATCGCCTGCGAACAGGTGGCCTGCGCCTATGGCTACAGCATTGCCACCGAATTCTGCGGCCATGGCATCGGGCTGACCTTCCATGACAACCCGGAAGTGCTCCATGCAGAGGCGGAGGAGCCAGGCCCAATGTTGCGCCCCGGCATGATCTTCACCATCGAACCGATCCTGAACATTGGCCGCCCGGAAACCAAGGTCCTGAGCGATAACTGGACCGCCGTCACCCGCGACAGAAGCCTGAGCGCACAACTCGAACATACAGTGGGCATTACGGAAGACGGATTAGTGGTGTTTACGGAAAGTAACGTGAACTGA
- a CDS encoding TetR/AcrR family transcriptional regulator, with product MVRTAEFEDHTFIQASLELISLGGPGATTMAAIAKCAGAPTGSIYHRFPSRNALLGTVWHQALDSLTMATTPALLQGDSQGAVTALLDWAESHPKEARLILLYEESDLIDGPLPEEIHKAIAARHRDLGTGLTALLAHKKKTLSAANLALANFAIFDGPIAAMKPLLRAKKAAMPLNTCRAAALACARTTLDLLE from the coding sequence ATGGTTAGAACAGCAGAATTTGAAGACCACACTTTTATTCAGGCCAGCCTGGAGTTGATTTCCCTCGGGGGACCGGGGGCGACAACCATGGCCGCTATCGCCAAATGCGCCGGCGCGCCCACAGGGTCCATTTACCACCGCTTCCCCTCACGCAACGCCTTGCTCGGCACCGTGTGGCACCAGGCCCTCGACAGCCTGACAATGGCGACAACCCCTGCCCTCCTGCAGGGCGACAGTCAGGGCGCGGTCACCGCCTTGCTCGACTGGGCCGAAAGCCATCCCAAGGAGGCTCGCCTCATTCTGCTTTATGAAGAAAGCGACCTGATCGACGGCCCGCTACCGGAAGAAATTCACAAGGCCATTGCCGCCCGGCACCGGGATCTTGGCACAGGATTGACTGCCCTGCTCGCCCATAAGAAGAAGACCCTGTCTGCCGCCAATCTGGCGCTGGCCAATTTCGCCATTTTCGATGGCCCTATCGCCGCCATGAAACCGTTACTCAGGGCGAAGAAGGCGGCCATGCCCCTTAATACCTGTCGCGCTGCGGCTCTAGCATGCGCCCGCACGACCCTTGACCTTTTGGAGTAA
- a CDS encoding isoaspartyl peptidase/L-asparaginase family protein, whose protein sequence is MMMTSFSVEAHEVEKKNYVLVIHGGAGTILKKNMTDEREAAIRAKLEEALRTGQAILDRGGEAVDAVAATINVMEDSPLFNAGKGAVFTHEGRNEMDASIMDGRDLNAGAVAGVTHVRNPINLAREVMTHSKHVMLAGAGAEEFAKAQDIKLVDASYFYTENRWKQLERARKKDKTMLDHDGDQKSDKIAELGYDPEDPDQKFGTVGAAALDMHGNLAAGTSTGGMTNKRWNRIGDSPVIGAGTYADNNSCALSATGHGEYFIRAAVAHSVCAMMEYKGVSLQEAADAIVMNKLVKMGGDGGIIAVDKDGNISMTFNTEGMYRGYIKGHDAPVIGIYKD, encoded by the coding sequence ATGATGATGACATCCTTCAGTGTGGAGGCGCATGAAGTGGAGAAGAAAAATTATGTTCTGGTGATACACGGCGGGGCCGGCACCATTTTGAAAAAGAATATGACGGATGAGCGCGAAGCCGCGATCCGGGCCAAACTGGAAGAAGCCCTGCGCACCGGACAGGCGATTCTGGATCGGGGCGGAGAGGCCGTGGATGCGGTGGCGGCAACCATCAACGTGATGGAAGATTCGCCGCTGTTCAACGCCGGCAAGGGCGCTGTCTTCACTCATGAGGGCCGCAATGAAATGGATGCCTCGATTATGGATGGCCGTGACCTGAACGCCGGCGCGGTCGCCGGGGTGACCCATGTGCGCAATCCGATCAATCTGGCGCGGGAAGTGATGACCCATTCCAAACATGTCATGCTGGCGGGGGCCGGGGCGGAGGAATTCGCCAAGGCGCAGGATATCAAACTGGTGGATGCGTCTTACTTTTATACCGAGAACCGCTGGAAGCAGCTGGAACGGGCGCGGAAAAAAGACAAAACCATGCTTGATCACGACGGTGACCAGAAGTCGGATAAAATCGCGGAACTGGGCTACGATCCGGAAGACCCGGATCAGAAATTCGGTACTGTCGGCGCGGCGGCGCTGGATATGCATGGCAACCTGGCGGCGGGCACATCCACCGGCGGGATGACCAACAAGCGCTGGAACCGAATCGGGGATTCGCCAGTCATCGGCGCCGGGACTTACGCGGACAACAACAGCTGCGCCCTGTCCGCCACGGGGCACGGCGAATATTTCATCCGCGCAGCGGTTGCCCACAGCGTATGCGCCATGATGGAATACAAGGGCGTCAGCCTGCAGGAAGCCGCCGACGCGATTGTGATGAACAAGCTGGTCAAGATGGGCGGCGATGGCGGCATCATCGCAGTTGACAAGGACGGCAATATTTCGATGACCTTCAATACCGAGGGCATGTATCGCGGTTATATCAAGGGGCACGATGCGCCGGTGATCGGAATTTACAAAGACTAG
- the recJ gene encoding single-stranded-DNA-specific exonuclease RecJ, translating to MTETTPQEDYLLDVETSVTGRAWKQRPAEYRITQAIAQQYDLPEIVARVVAGRGIDLDQAAEFLTPTLRQALPDPSHFKDMDKACARVVTAIEAGQKIAVFGDYDVDGATSSAVLKRFFTAIGQDLIVYIPDRITEGYGPNAKALLDLRDQGVDLVITVDCGIVSFDPLAAARKAGLDVIVMDHHQAEPRLPDAVAVVNPNRLDEPEGYGQMAAVGVSFIFAIGINRLLRQKGWYDAQNVPQPDLMRLLDLVALGTICDVVPLTGVNRALVTQGLKVMAGRSNAGIRALGDVAGIKETPGTYHAGFLIGPRVNAGGRVGRAPVGALILSTDDDHEAQQLAQELHTYNAERQAIEQMVLEQAMAQVAGRIGAGGEAPPVIVATGQGWHSGVIGIVAGRLKEFYQRPTIVIGIDDQGMGKGSGRSIYGVDLGAAITAARQAEILTAGGGHAMAAGLSVPEARIGDLEAFLLTRMMGDVDTALQTLSLKLDGSLSVSGVTTRLIDQLAQVGPYGQGNAQPRFALPRVTVQYAGVVGKDHVKCTLKGDDGAQIKAMAFRAADQPLGQLILSSRGQKIHVAGTLRKNSWNDRVSAEIFIDDAAKV from the coding sequence ATGACTGAAACAACACCACAGGAAGATTATCTTCTTGATGTTGAAACATCGGTAACCGGGCGGGCCTGGAAACAAAGGCCCGCCGAATACCGCATTACACAAGCCATCGCCCAACAGTATGACTTGCCGGAAATCGTCGCCCGTGTGGTGGCCGGGCGGGGCATCGACCTGGATCAGGCCGCCGAATTCCTCACCCCCACCCTGCGTCAGGCATTGCCTGACCCCTCACATTTCAAAGACATGGACAAGGCCTGCGCCCGCGTGGTAACGGCCATCGAAGCCGGTCAGAAGATCGCTGTCTTTGGCGATTATGATGTGGACGGGGCTACATCATCAGCGGTTTTGAAGCGTTTTTTCACCGCCATAGGCCAAGACCTGATCGTTTATATTCCCGACCGAATCACAGAAGGATATGGCCCCAACGCCAAGGCCCTTCTGGACCTGCGTGATCAGGGCGTGGACCTGGTGATTACGGTTGATTGCGGCATTGTATCTTTTGATCCTTTGGCCGCCGCCCGTAAAGCCGGACTTGATGTGATCGTCATGGATCACCATCAGGCGGAACCCCGTTTGCCCGATGCGGTGGCCGTGGTCAACCCCAACCGCCTGGATGAACCGGAAGGTTACGGTCAGATGGCGGCTGTCGGCGTCAGTTTTATCTTTGCCATCGGCATCAACCGGCTGCTGCGCCAAAAAGGCTGGTATGATGCGCAGAACGTCCCTCAACCCGACCTGATGCGCCTGCTGGACCTCGTGGCGCTCGGCACCATTTGCGATGTCGTACCCCTGACGGGGGTCAATCGGGCTCTGGTGACCCAAGGCCTGAAAGTGATGGCCGGGCGCAGCAATGCCGGGATTCGCGCGCTGGGTGATGTCGCCGGTATCAAGGAAACCCCGGGCACCTATCACGCCGGCTTTCTGATCGGCCCCCGGGTCAATGCCGGTGGACGGGTAGGACGCGCCCCGGTTGGCGCCCTGATCCTCAGTACCGACGACGATCATGAAGCTCAGCAGCTGGCTCAGGAACTCCATACCTACAACGCCGAACGTCAGGCCATTGAACAAATGGTTCTGGAACAGGCCATGGCCCAGGTGGCCGGCCGTATCGGCGCCGGCGGCGAAGCTCCACCCGTGATTGTCGCCACGGGACAGGGATGGCATTCCGGTGTCATCGGCATTGTCGCCGGGCGCCTGAAAGAATTCTATCAACGTCCAACCATCGTGATCGGCATTGATGACCAGGGCATGGGCAAAGGCTCCGGCCGGTCTATTTACGGGGTCGATCTGGGCGCAGCGATCACAGCCGCCCGTCAGGCCGAAATCCTGACCGCCGGAGGGGGACATGCCATGGCCGCCGGTCTTAGCGTACCAGAAGCCCGCATTGGCGACCTGGAGGCCTTCCTGCTGACGCGTATGATGGGGGATGTAGATACCGCCCTGCAAACCCTGTCCCTGAAGCTGGACGGGTCTTTAAGTGTTTCCGGGGTCACCACCCGCCTGATTGATCAATTAGCGCAGGTGGGACCCTATGGTCAGGGCAATGCCCAGCCGCGCTTCGCCCTGCCCCGGGTGACTGTCCAGTATGCCGGTGTCGTCGGCAAGGATCATGTCAAATGCACCCTCAAGGGCGATGATGGCGCCCAAATCAAGGCCATGGCGTTTCGCGCAGCCGACCAACCCCTGGGTCAGCTGATTTTATCCTCCCGCGGGCAGAAAATTCATGTGGCCGGCACCTTGCGTAAAAACAGCTGGAACGACAGGGTTTCTGCGGAAATTTTCATTGATGATGCGGCAAAGGTTTAG
- the glpX gene encoding class II fructose-bisphosphatase — translation MSFDSNMDRLLVMDLVRVTEAAAVSAAKLVGMGDEKAADAAAVDAMRTALNKMDIQGRVVIGEGERDEAPMLFIGEEVGSGKGPKVDIALDPLEGTTIAAKSMQNSLAVIALSEEGEMLNAPDVYMDKIAVGPGLPLGVVDLDRTPTENIRAVAEAKGRSVSDILVCVLDRPRHAALITEIRAAGARVKLIGDGDVAGVIDTTNPATSVDLYIGSGGAPEGVLAAAALRCLGGQIQGRLTFRNDDERARAAKWGIEDLDRKYSTEDMASGDVIFAASGVTDGYLLRGVHLTPDGSGYETESVVMRSKTGTIRWVKGQHKRNSND, via the coding sequence ATGTCCTTTGACTCAAATATGGATCGTTTGCTGGTAATGGATCTCGTGCGTGTAACAGAGGCCGCAGCGGTTTCCGCCGCCAAGCTGGTCGGCATGGGCGATGAGAAAGCCGCCGACGCCGCAGCGGTTGATGCCATGCGTACTGCCCTGAATAAAATGGATATTCAGGGACGGGTTGTAATCGGTGAAGGCGAACGGGATGAAGCCCCGATGTTGTTTATCGGTGAAGAAGTCGGTTCCGGCAAAGGACCAAAAGTTGATATTGCGCTTGATCCTTTGGAAGGCACCACCATCGCCGCCAAATCCATGCAAAACTCCCTGGCGGTAATCGCCTTGTCCGAAGAAGGCGAAATGCTGAACGCCCCTGACGTTTATATGGACAAGATTGCGGTTGGCCCTGGCCTGCCATTGGGTGTTGTCGATCTCGACAGAACACCGACAGAGAATATCCGCGCCGTGGCCGAAGCCAAAGGCCGTTCCGTCAGCGACATTCTCGTGTGTGTCCTGGACCGCCCGCGCCATGCAGCCCTGATTACCGAAATCCGCGCCGCCGGCGCCCGGGTAAAACTCATCGGTGACGGGGACGTTGCCGGTGTCATCGACACCACCAACCCCGCCACCAGCGTCGACCTTTACATCGGTTCCGGGGGCGCGCCGGAAGGCGTTCTTGCCGCCGCTGCCTTGCGCTGTCTCGGAGGCCAGATCCAGGGCCGCCTGACGTTCCGCAATGATGATGAACGCGCCCGTGCAGCCAAATGGGGCATTGAGGATCTCGACCGGAAGTATTCTACAGAAGACATGGCAAGCGGCGATGTCATCTTCGCGGCTTCCGGGGTCACGGATGGCTATCTGTTGCGCGGTGTTCACCTGACGCCGGACGGCAGTGGCTATGAAACAGAATCTGTTGTCATGCGGTCCAAAACTGGCACCATTCGCTGGGTCAAAGGCCAGCACAAACGCAACAGCAATGACTGA